Genomic DNA from uncultured Desulfuromusa sp.:
CCATTATCAATACTTTTTTGGCATTCACCAGCAGTGGTGATCACATTCTCGTATGTGACAATGCCTATGGACCAACAGTTCGCTACTGCACCCATATTCTGGAAAAGTTTAATATTCAAACTACATTTATCCCGCCTGCGGCAGGAAAAGATATCCATGAGTTCCTGCAAGACAATACTAAACTTATCTTTCTGGAATCACCCGGATCCAATACCTTTGAAATTCAAGATATTCCGGCAATAACCTCCCTGGCGACAACACGGGAGATCGTCACTGTTCTTGATAATACCTGGGCAACACCCCTGTACCTTGATCCTTTTGCACTGGGAATAAATATTTCAATTCAATCCGCGACTAAATACCTGATCGGCCATTCAGATATTTTAATGGGAACTGTCACCACAGATGAGAAACATGCCGATATCCTGCAAGAATATTATCGCACCACCGAAACATATGCACCCGAGGAAGACTGCTACACCGCTCTTCGAGGGTTGAGAACCCTGCCTCTGCGTCTGGGCCAACATGAGCGATCTGCATTGGAGATTGCCCGCTGGCTGGAATCCTTACCTCAGGTTGGAGATGTTATCCATCCGGCATTGCCAAGCCATCCGCAACACCGAATCTGGCAAAGAGATTTTACCGGATCGTCAGGGCTTTTCGCCTTTACCTTCGCAGAAGAACAGTCCTCTGAAAAATTAGCTGCGTTCATTGATTCACTGCAATTATTTGGCATTGGTTACAGTTGGGGCGGGTTCAGAAGCCTGATCACTGCAGCCAGGTACAATCGTTCTCAAGCCTCAGAATACGCAGGTAAAACAGTGATAAGATTGAATATTGGCCTTGAAGATCCTGCAGATATCATGAATGATCTAAAGTCAAGCTTTGAATCTATGGCTTAGCATTTCCCCTTGGAAATGGCTTGACAGACAGTTCATTTTGACCAGGAAGGAGCTCTCATGGATATTGTCAAAATGATTTTTAAATTTCTTGCGGGGTTGCTCATTTTTCTTTCGGTTTCCTGCACAGGACTCCATCAGAGTGCCAAAAAGGTCGATATCCCTCTTCAATATGTCACTGTCGTTGAGGATGGAACCCGGTTATCCGAATATGCCCCTGTGTTTGTTATTGAAGAGAGTACAAAGAATTTCAACAGAATAGGAACACCTGCGGTCCATAAAGACAAGAACGAGCACCCTGATGTTTATATTGATCCGGAGCAGCCGTCTATTTATGCAATGGAACAGCAGTTTGAAGATAAAAACAGAAAGTTCACCAACCTTATCTACCGTATTCACTTTCAAGAAACGCCTTTACCCCATCTGACAGCAGGGAAAAACGTCGGCTTAATCACTATTGTGACTCTTGATCAGGACAACAGGCCGCTCCTGGTGACGACAGTTCATACCTGCGGCTGCTACCTGAGCATCATTCCAACGTCCCACTTGTCTCTCCAGGCGTATCCTGAAAACTGGCCTTCGGATAAACAGAATGTTTACGGGGAACTGCACCCCGCTGTGTTAAAGGTCAATCCATCGTTCAACTCAAAACAAAGAGTTGTTGCCTGGATAAGAAGTGAAACACATCGTGTTATGGACCTTGATCTATGGCCGGAAAATCATCCTCTTCCATCCACCAACTCTGTAACGGCAACACTGAAGCCCATGTCAGCACTGACAAAACTACCCTTCGGTGCAACAGAGATCTCTTTTTTTGAAACCCATGGACCACGAAAAGGGTATGTCCGGAACAGCCACAAGCCATTGGAAAAACTCCTCATGAGTTGGTGGAGCATGGATTGGCGGGTCGGTGAAGATAAAGATTTAGGCCCCAAAGAACAGACAGGGACAACCTTTTATACCAGTCTTAAGTTCTGGGCAAGGGAGAAATCGGATCTTTGGAATTTCTCTGACTTTTTGAAATATTGGGGCTGGAAACTATAGATTTCAACAAAAGTAAAGATGATAAAGCAGCACATCAACAACCCGTTGCAACAGATTAAAGACTATATCAGGATATTATATAAATGGTATGCTGACAGACAAATGAACATAATTTATTATCCATGACAACGGAGCAATTAAAAAGGAGGAGCAAATGGCAGAATCATTTCGCATTAAAGACTTTATGAATCCAAACCCGGTAACCGTTTTACCCGACACAAATATTGCAGATGTCGCCAAGCTCACATTGAAAAATAAAATTTCAGGGGTTCTGGTTGTCGATAATTCGATGGCTCTTCTGGGGATGATTTCAGAACTCGATTGTCTTAGAGTCATGTCTGATAGTATCTACCATGACGGCCGCAACACGTCATCACTCAGGGCACAGGATGTCATGACCAAAGAGGTCACTTCTGTCTCGCCGGACGCTCAACTTTTTGATGTTATGACATCCATGTTAAATCAAGGACAACGTAGAAGGCCTGTGGTTGAAAAGGGAAAAGTTATCGGTCAGGTCACCTGTCGACAACTGTTAAAAATCATAACCTCCTTCTCCTGAAACGATATAAATTAGAATCAAACAAAGGGATGCCACTTAAATCCAATAGAGTCGGCATCCCTTTAGTCGTCAAAGTATCAATCTAAAAGTCACTTGAAACAGCACCGGTCAGTTGTATTGGTCGCAATCTGATTCAATGAACATTGTCCGATTTGGTGACACTGACATGTAAGATATCCAAGAATTAATATCCACTCCGGGTCTATCCATTTTTCCAGAAAGGTATCATCAGGTGAATACCAAGTGGAAAATCATTGTGTTGGTCATGCTGACGATTGTCAGTGTCAGCTCGGTGTTTCTTTATTTCTACGTTAAAGACAATAGGGCAGCATTAAACCTGCTCATTGAAAAAGATATTTCAAAAGTCCAGGAAATCATCAAAACCCTTGAAGAAGAAAACCACCGTCATTATAAAAACCGTATCGCCGGCCTGGTCGATTACAGAACATTTCCCAATCGTGAAAAGATGATTCGTGCATTTGCTCTGCGCGATCGTGAAAAACTGAAGCAGCTTTCCCGGCCTTTTGCTGACCGATTTCTCCAGGAAAATTCTAATTTTTCCAGCTTCAGCTGGATAACACAAGAGAATATAGTCTGTACAAGACTCTTGGCCCCACAGAGATACGGTGATGATATCAGCGCCATTCGTCCTGACATTGTGGAAGCCAATCGCACCCAAAAACCGATCTTCGGCTACATGACGGCACCTAATGGTCTGGAGCCCAGACTAATTCAACCCGTAAGTTACGAAGGAAAACCTGTTGGAGTCGTGCAGTTCGGATTAAGCGAAAGTATGCTCATCGATATCATCCATAAAAAAATGGATACTGCCGTTGCGATGGTGATCCCAAACGAAAAGTTTTCCATCGTAAAAGAATCTAAACTGCCCCGTTATTCAACAGATAAATTCACGATCCAATCACGCCAACTTAATTTCTTCCAGCAATTTGCTCCCGAGATCAACTGGGAGAAGTTGCAACAGCGGCTGATTATCAACGATAAAGAGTTTGTTCTTGCCCGGGCGATCGAGCTTCTCAATTTCAAAGATGAGCCTGAAGGATACATCTTTGTCGTTCTTGACATTACAGATCAGATTCAAGGACTTAATGCCCGCATCTCTTTCATTGTCATTCTCACGGGAGGGCTTCTCCTTATATCGTTTTTGATCATTTATCCAAGTTACGGCTCTCTGGTGCAGAAGATTGTGACTCTGAATCAGTCATTGGAAGAGAGTAATTTCACGTTAGAAGATCGGGTTCAGGAAAGAACGGGTGAACTGCTGGAGAGTGAAAAGCGTTTTAAAGAGGTCCTGGATCATTCTCCTCTCGGAATTGTGATATCCGATCAAACGATCATGAATATTTACTACGCCAATCCTGCGATTTGTTCGATGTTGGGATATACGCAAAGCGAATTAGAAAAGATGAACATCGAATCGATCCACCGCTCCGTTGATTTTCCACAAATTCTTCAGGGATTTAAAAACAACTGCAACCAAGAAAATGGATTAGCACTGGATGTCCCTTTCCTGAAAAATGGAGGTTCTGTTTTTGAGGCAGATATTCACTGTTCGCAGGTTAAGTTTAAAGGGCACGATTGCCTGATAGGCTTTATCATCGATCTGACTGAAAAAAAGAAACTTGAACAGCATTTGCGTCGTACGAATAAAATGGAAGCTATCGGCCTTATGGCCGGCGGAGTAGCCCATGATCTGAACAATGTGCTTACGGCCATTATCAGCTACCCGGAGCTGATGCTGAGAAAACTCCCTGCTGACCACCCAATGAAAAAGCAGTTAGAAGAAATTCAAGCCTCAGGACAGAGAGCTGCCGGTATCGTTAGTGACTTGTTAACCATTGCTCGTGGCGTAACGGTCAATAAAGAACCTTACGATCTCCATCCACTGATTCAGGAGTATATGACATCAGCTGAATATAAAAATCTTTCAACCAGCCATCCCCTGATCAACTGTGAATTCAAATGTGAAGCCGGAAGCTCCGCCATTGATTGTTCCCCTCTACATTTTTCTAAAATCCTGATGAACTTAATCGCCAATGCCTTTGAAGCCATCGATGGAAGCGGGAGGGTCACTGTTTCAACGACCAACACCCAACTGGATCAATTCAATAATTTTGATGGCTCAGTTCCTCCGGGGAATTATTTATTACTTAAAATCGAAGATAGTGGCTCTGGTATCGCAGCAAAGGATTTGGAACACATTTTCGAACCTTTCTATTCGACAAAAATGATGGGACAAAGTGGAACCGGGCTGGGGCTGTCGATGGTCTGGAATATTGTCAAAGACCATAACGGCCATATTTCTGTTGCCACCGGAACCCAAGGGACAACCTTTGAACTGGTTTTCCCGGTGACTGAAAATCAGGTTGTGAAAAACAGACAAAACAGTGGTGATAACTTTGATTATCAGGGGAGGAATGAGCAGATACTGATAGTCGATGACGAGCCCCAATTACTTGATTTAACTTCGGAGATGCTGTCTTCCCTGAATTATAGAGTGTCAACAGCGGCCTCCGGAGAAGAAGCGTTAACCGTGATATCGGAAAAAGATTTTGACTTGGTGATTGTTGATATGCAGATGGGGGCCGGAATCAATGGCCGGCAGACCATTGAAAAAATAAAAGCCATAAAAGCTGAAACAAAAATCATTATTGCAAGTGGTTATGCAGAAAGCCAAGAGGTTTCACAGGCTCTGAAGAAAGGGGCTATCAGCTTTGTTCATAAGCCCTATACTTTGAGCCAGTTAGGCAAAGCGGTTACAGAGGCTTTGGAAGTAAAATAATAGCCGGGAAATACCGGGGTGACAAAGGCTAACCAAAGGATTTTATGGAGCGAACAACCGGATAGATCTAAATCAAGTCCGGGTAACTCCTGATAAACCCTGCTAAAGTCGAAAAATACTCCTGTGCGTTGACATACATAATATCGTTATGATTCCCCCGAGGAAAAATTTTCAGCGTCTTCTTGCCTCCGGTCCAGTCGTACAAACGCTGACCATGACTAACATCCACCAGGCCATCATTTTGAGTGTGCATCACTAACACCGGACCGGGATATGCCATCATTTTATGCTGATGGTTCAAAACACGATCGACCTCTTGTTCAAACTCTACAACACTGACCCCAAGCTCTGATGCTTCAACCCGCAATAACAGCCGTTCCAAAACATCAGCAACACCGCTTTCAAGAATCAATCCGGATGCTTGTGGAAACCTGGATACCGCCTCAATGGCAAAGATTGAACCGACGCTCCTGCCAAAAAAGATCAACTCACTCGCAGGTCGTTGCAGAGCCTCGACTGTCGGCACAACATCTTCCAGCATTTTTCCCAACTGCGGCAACCCTGTTGACTGACCGTAACCGCGGAGCTCAGCCAGAAAACAATTGCAACCCATTTTCTGAACCAGAGTCACAAAATCACCCTGCCAATCATCAATGATTTCTCCATTGCCGTGAAAATGAACCAGGGTCTTGGCCTCAGGATTAATTTCATGGTAACTGCAAGCCAACTTTGCATCGCCACAGTCAACCCAAAACGGATTTTTGAAACAACCTTTCCTGGGGAAAAAATAGCGCGCACTGATCAAGTCATGATTGAGTAAGTTTTGCATAAAAACACCTCAGCAGAAAATCCATTGACATTCAATTAATTGAATATCAATATGCCCCCTGTTTTGATTCCATTCTTAAATTCACGAAAGACTCAAGAGGATACCATGTCAGACGTAAAAATTTTTAAAAACAGTAGTGAAAAACCATTTGAAACATTTCTGGAAGACCTGACCCTGGAAATTGAAAAAGCGGGATTCAGTATTGAAAACCGTGAAAAATCGGATCTGATTGCCTTTTACCGCAGCGCAGGCGTTGACATTGATAATAATTATAAACATGTCGTCCTGCAGATTTGCAAACCGGAAAGATCGGGACAAACTCTTCCTGTCAATCCTGAGAGATGTGTTTTTCTGCAAAAATTCATCTTCGTTTACAATAAAGGGGGCAGAACCGAAGTCCGTTTTCTTGGTTACTCGGCGAAATTGATGGGAGACCTTTTGGGACACAATGAATTTGAAAAAGGTGCTTCTGATGATATGTTTGCCGCTGGATTGAATGAAACCTTCCTCAATATGGAAAAAATTGTCAGTGCGGCCGTTTAAGGCAGATTCCCTGGATTTCATATTGCGGTGTGCTTTTTGTGCACCGCAATACTTCAAGGTCACCGCAAACCTTCTGAACGGCCATTCCTCCCTTCAATGAAGCAAGTTATTTTTCCTCACATATAACCACCAATAGGTGGCCCCGACAAAGAGCCCGCCACCGACAAAGTTTCCCAGAGTGACTGCCAATAAGTTGCTCTGCCACATAGAGCTCCAATTCAGTTGCTCCAGAAGTGCCGGCTCAAGCCCGGACGCCATCTGCGCACCCTGCAGTTTCTTGGCAAAGATTCCGGCAGGGATAAAATACATATTCGCAACGACATGTTCAAAACCGGCAGCCACAAACGCCATAATCGGAAAGAAAATGCCGAGCACTTTACCGCCGATGTCTTTGGCCGCCATCGCTTGTAGAACGGCCAGACATACGAGCCAGTTACAGCCCACGGCGCGAATAAAATAGGCCCAGTTGTGGGAATGGCCCGCAACCTCATGTGAGATCTTTGCCGATGCAATCTGTAGAGCAGTACCACCAAAAACCCCATCCATGATTCCGGACTGACTGACAATCATCCAGGCGAGAAAAATAGAGCCGGCAAGATTTCCCAAGTAGACCCAGAACCAGTTGTGCATCATCTGGGCAAATGAAATTTTTTTCCCGAGAAAAGCTGCTGTCATCATGGTATTCCCGGTCCAGAGTTCAGATCCGGGAATAATCACCAGCATCAGCCCGACACTGAAAACACTGCCAATAAAAAACTTTTTCAGCCCAATCCAGGAAAAATCTCCGGTCCCCACAATTGTCGCCAGATGGGCCGCAAAACCGATATAAGCCCCAGCCAGAAAACCGAGGACCAGAAGTTCAAGGGACGTGCGCCGCGATTTTTCTTCACCCCAGGCGACAAGAGAAAGTGCCAGTTTTTCCGGCGGTAGAAAATTTTTCATACAGGATGACCTCGCTGGAAGGTTATGAGTCGTCCCCGCTTTGTACCTGTCAATAACGTGAATAAAAACAGCCTATTCCGTTAGGAGCCACTAAATCCACAGCTCCCGACAGAAAAAACAAAATCAATAACCACATTCAACATCAACAATGTTGCGTAATGGAGCATCGCTGATCACCTGATGATAGTTTGCAACAATCTGCTCTGCCGCTGAATCAGGATTGGTGGGACTGGCAATGTGTGGCGTCACTGCAATCTTGTCGTGCTTCCAAAAAGGGTGCTGTTGCGGCAGAGGTTCTTCTCTGAAGACATCCAGTAATGCTCCTGAGAGCAGTCCGCGATCAAGTGCTGACAGCAGATCGGCATCAACGAGATGAGCCCCTCTGGCAGCATTGATCAGATAAGCATTTTCCGGTAATTGGCGGAACGTATCCAAATTGAGGATATTCTCAGTTTCCGGCGTCAGGGGCAGCAGACAGACAAGAACATCTGTCTGTCCGAGAAATACCCCCAATTCGTCATGACCGGCATAGACTTGAAATTTATCCCTTTCTTGCCGGGTACGGCTCCAGCCTTGCACACTGAAACCAAAATCAGTGAGTTTGCCAGCGACGTAACCACCAATTTCACCACACCCCATTATACCAACACCAAGTTCAGAAATATGCGATACTTTCAGTTCTTCCCATAGGTGTTCTCTTTGCTGCCGGCGATAAGCTTTCAAGTGACGAAAGTGCTCAAGGACCCCCGCCATCACATATTCAGCCATCGATTGTTTCAGGTTGTCATCAACGAGCCGAACCAGTGGAACTTCTCGTGGGCGCGTGAGATCATTCAATAAATGATTAATCCCGGCACCAAGAGAAGATATGCATTTCAGGTTGGGAAATTGCTGGAGGCTGCCAGGTGGCTGGTTCCAGCATAACGCGAACTCAACCTGATCAGGTTCAACGATATCGGGCCAAACCTCAACCTTTAAAGCA
This window encodes:
- the metC gene encoding cystathionine beta-lyase codes for the protein MKRATRLVNFDSFCQNKDTDSPHTINPPIYRGSTVLFKNFADFTLATSGKHQGITYGTDRMPTQRAFEEAVRELEGGALTRAFQSGISAIINTFLAFTSSGDHILVCDNAYGPTVRYCTHILEKFNIQTTFIPPAAGKDIHEFLQDNTKLIFLESPGSNTFEIQDIPAITSLATTREIVTVLDNTWATPLYLDPFALGINISIQSATKYLIGHSDILMGTVTTDEKHADILQEYYRTTETYAPEEDCYTALRGLRTLPLRLGQHERSALEIARWLESLPQVGDVIHPALPSHPQHRIWQRDFTGSSGLFAFTFAEEQSSEKLAAFIDSLQLFGIGYSWGGFRSLITAARYNRSQASEYAGKTVIRLNIGLEDPADIMNDLKSSFESMA
- a CDS encoding alpha/beta hydrolase: MQNLLNHDLISARYFFPRKGCFKNPFWVDCGDAKLACSYHEINPEAKTLVHFHGNGEIIDDWQGDFVTLVQKMGCNCFLAELRGYGQSTGLPQLGKMLEDVVPTVEALQRPASELIFFGRSVGSIFAIEAVSRFPQASGLILESGVADVLERLLLRVEASELGVSVVEFEQEVDRVLNHQHKMMAYPGPVLVMHTQNDGLVDVSHGQRLYDWTGGKKTLKIFPRGNHNDIMYVNAQEYFSTLAGFIRSYPDLI
- a CDS encoding CBS domain-containing protein — its product is MAESFRIKDFMNPNPVTVLPDTNIADVAKLTLKNKISGVLVVDNSMALLGMISELDCLRVMSDSIYHDGRNTSSLRAQDVMTKEVTSVSPDAQLFDVMTSMLNQGQRRRPVVEKGKVIGQVTCRQLLKIITSFS
- a CDS encoding response regulator produces the protein MNTKWKIIVLVMLTIVSVSSVFLYFYVKDNRAALNLLIEKDISKVQEIIKTLEEENHRHYKNRIAGLVDYRTFPNREKMIRAFALRDREKLKQLSRPFADRFLQENSNFSSFSWITQENIVCTRLLAPQRYGDDISAIRPDIVEANRTQKPIFGYMTAPNGLEPRLIQPVSYEGKPVGVVQFGLSESMLIDIIHKKMDTAVAMVIPNEKFSIVKESKLPRYSTDKFTIQSRQLNFFQQFAPEINWEKLQQRLIINDKEFVLARAIELLNFKDEPEGYIFVVLDITDQIQGLNARISFIVILTGGLLLISFLIIYPSYGSLVQKIVTLNQSLEESNFTLEDRVQERTGELLESEKRFKEVLDHSPLGIVISDQTIMNIYYANPAICSMLGYTQSELEKMNIESIHRSVDFPQILQGFKNNCNQENGLALDVPFLKNGGSVFEADIHCSQVKFKGHDCLIGFIIDLTEKKKLEQHLRRTNKMEAIGLMAGGVAHDLNNVLTAIISYPELMLRKLPADHPMKKQLEEIQASGQRAAGIVSDLLTIARGVTVNKEPYDLHPLIQEYMTSAEYKNLSTSHPLINCEFKCEAGSSAIDCSPLHFSKILMNLIANAFEAIDGSGRVTVSTTNTQLDQFNNFDGSVPPGNYLLLKIEDSGSGIAAKDLEHIFEPFYSTKMMGQSGTGLGLSMVWNIVKDHNGHISVATGTQGTTFELVFPVTENQVVKNRQNSGDNFDYQGRNEQILIVDDEPQLLDLTSEMLSSLNYRVSTAASGEEALTVISEKDFDLVIVDMQMGAGINGRQTIEKIKAIKAETKIIIASGYAESQEVSQALKKGAISFVHKPYTLSQLGKAVTEALEVK
- a CDS encoding formate/nitrite transporter family protein, giving the protein MKNFLPPEKLALSLVAWGEEKSRRTSLELLVLGFLAGAYIGFAAHLATIVGTGDFSWIGLKKFFIGSVFSVGLMLVIIPGSELWTGNTMMTAAFLGKKISFAQMMHNWFWVYLGNLAGSIFLAWMIVSQSGIMDGVFGGTALQIASAKISHEVAGHSHNWAYFIRAVGCNWLVCLAVLQAMAAKDIGGKVLGIFFPIMAFVAAGFEHVVANMYFIPAGIFAKKLQGAQMASGLEPALLEQLNWSSMWQSNLLAVTLGNFVGGGLFVGATYWWLYVRKNNLLH
- a CDS encoding glyoxylate/hydroxypyruvate reductase A translates to MSLVIIYPHRDVSDWISALRKHAPALKVEVWPDIVEPDQVEFALCWNQPPGSLQQFPNLKCISSLGAGINHLLNDLTRPREVPLVRLVDDNLKQSMAEYVMAGVLEHFRHLKAYRRQQREHLWEELKVSHISELGVGIMGCGEIGGYVAGKLTDFGFSVQGWSRTRQERDKFQVYAGHDELGVFLGQTDVLVCLLPLTPETENILNLDTFRQLPENAYLINAARGAHLVDADLLSALDRGLLSGALLDVFREEPLPQQHPFWKHDKIAVTPHIASPTNPDSAAEQIVANYHQVISDAPLRNIVDVECGY